Within the Aeromicrobium sp. Root236 genome, the region CGTCGTAGTCGGCGAACGTCTGGTCCAGCCCTTGCATGAACCGCTCGAGCCTCGAGGTGCCGTCGAGCGGCGGGCTCCAGAGAACGTCGGTCACTCGGGAATTGTAGGGCTGCTCTCGGCCACCGTGATGAGCCAGTAGGACAGGAGATAGGTCACCGCGCCCAGGGCCGGCACGAGCACGAGTGCCCTCCGGTCGTCGGCCATGTCGAGGAAGAGCCCCAGGATCGCGACGATCGTCAGGACCACCGCCAGGAAGCTGATGAGTCCGGCCTTGGCGGTGCCGAACGCCGTCAGGAGCAGGTCACCGATGATGATCGCGATGAAGGTGACGACGACGAACGTCAGCGAGCCCCACTGCTTGCCGCCGGAGGCGACGCCGCGTACGTCGTTGAAGATCTCGAGGGCGATCAGCCCGAGACCCACCGACGCCAGGCCGACGACGAGGCCCGTGATGAGGGCAGCCAACCGGCCGTCGATGTGCGGGACGCGCCAGGCGATGATCGCGCGGAACCGGTCGGCGACGAACGTACCGGTGGCCCTCGCCGCAGAGCCCGTGGCTCCCGCGACCCCCGATGCGACGCCCGCACCGCGCGAGGTCAGTGCCTTGCCGGCCGCGCCCACGTTGACGCGGGGGCGGGTCTTCGTCGTCCCGGCGGGCTTGGAGCCCGGGCGGCTGGCGACCTTGGCCTGCGGCTTCGTGCGGGTCGTCGAGACCGGCCGGCCGTAGCGGACGGTCTTGTCCGGCGGCGGTGACGCAGGGCGTACGACGGTCTTCTTGACGACGCGTTTGACCACCTTCTTGGCGGGCTGCTGCTCGTCGACCATGCGCTGAGTCTTTCACAGCGGATGTCACGTCACAGGCGGTCGAACGTTGCGATCAGGTTGAGTTCTGCGCTCAGCGAGATCCACCTGGCCGAGATGTCGGATCCGGAGCGGGCCCGTTCGTCGTACGTGTAGAGGCCGCTCCGGAGGCGGCACCCGACGAGAGGCATCCCGATGTACGCATTCCTGAAGCAGCTGACGAACGCGGTCCTGAAGGCCACGAGCTGGGGCCTGGAAGCCCCCGAGCTGCGCCGTCACGAGCGCGGATCGGTCCCGGTCATGACCTTCAGCCCGCGCTTCTGAGCGGAGACGAGGAATGGCCGGACCCTGGGGGTCCGGCCATTCACTGTGTCGGGCTGACAGGATTTGAACCTGCGGCCTCGTCGTCCCGAACGACGCGCGCTACCAAGCTGCGCCACAGCCCGAATGCTCCCTAGATGAGGGAACCGGAAGAGTCTATCCCAGTCAGGGTGAGCAGCGTCGCCTCGGGGCGGCACGCGAAACGTACGGGCGTGTAGGGCGACGTGCCGAGCCCGGCGGACACGTGGAGCCACGACGGGTCGTGACCGTCGACCTGGTGCCGGTGCAGCCCGCGAGCACGGGCCCGGTCGAGGTCGCAGTTGGTGACGAGCGCCCCGTAGAACGGGATGCGCAGCTGGCCGCCGTGGGTGTGGCCGGCCATGATCAGCGGGTAGCCGAGCGTGTTCCAACGGTCGAGGACCCGCAGGTAGGGGGCATGGGCCACGCCGATCGCCAGGTCTGCCGTGGTGTCGGCCGGGACCTCGTCGAGCACGTCGTAGTTGAGGTGCGGGTCGTCGACCCCGACGAACGCGAGGCGCCGCCCACCGGCGACGAACGACGCGTGGCGGTTGCTGAGGTCGACCCAACCGCGCTGCTCGAACGCGTGACGCAGCTGGTCGAACGGCAGGTCGCGCTTGCGCTTCCACTCACCGCCCGTGCCACCCCGGAGGTAGTTGACCGGGTTCTTGGCGACGGGGGAGAAGTAGTCGTTCGACCCGAACACGAACGCGCCGGGCAGGTCCAGCAGGTCGCCGTACGCGCGCAGCACCGACGGCACGGCGTCGAGGTGCGCGAGGTTGTCGCCGGTGTTGACGACCAGGTCGGGCTGGAGGTCGGCGAGGCCGCGCAGCCAGTGCTGCTTCTTGTGCTGGCTCGGCGTCATGTGGGTGTCGGAGAGGTGCAGCACGCGCAGCGGCTCCGACCCGGCTGCGAGCACCGGCACCGTGACCTCGCGGAGGGTGAATGCGCGTACCTCGTAGACCGAGGCGTACGCCAGCCCGGCCGCGGCAGCCGCGAAGGGCCAGAGCAAGGGGCGCACGGGTCCAGTCTCCCTCACGCCTGGGCACTCGCCTCACGGAGTCGCGTGGCGACGGCGACGAGGTCGGGAGTCAGTCCGGTGACGTGGTCGGAGTCCCGCAGGAGGCGGCGTACGTTGCCGAGGTCGCGGGCCGCCTGGCCGAGGGTCGCCCGGTGCGGGGTCGGACCGAGGTCCGCCGCTGCGTCGGCGACTGCGAGCACCGCATCGAGCGCGTGAGCGGGTGCCGTCGTCGGTCGCCTGAGTCTGTGGTGCAGGCGCCACGTCGGCCGGACGAGCTCGAGGTGGTGCCGTGCAGCATGGAGGGCGGAGAGATCAGGCTCGCCTCCCTCGAGGCGCCCCTTGAGGACGTCCTGCACGGCCGCGAGGACATCAGCGGTGCGGCGCCGGGCGACATCTCGTGTGCGTACGGGCAGCAGGAACCACGAGACCGCGACCGCGATCGCCCCGCCGATGACGATGGCGAGCAGCCGGACCTCGAGCTGACTGCCCTCACCTGTCCCGTAGTAGCCGTAGAGCAGGGCCAGCACCGCGGTGACGCACCCGGCCCAGTACGCGTACCCGCGAGGTCGCAGCCAGGTGCCGATCGCCAGCACGACGAAGATCGCCACCACGGAGGCGTGCGATCCCGGGGTGACCCGACCGGCGATCAGCGTCGCGGCCGTCGTGCCGACGAGGGCGCCGAGGACACGCAGCACGCTCTTGGTGAGCACGTCGCCGCGCCCGCGGTTGCCGCTGTTCACGACGAACGCCGTGATGACGACCCACGGCCAGTGCTCGTCGAACGCGAGGTGGCCGATGACCAGGGCGACACCGAGCGACACCAGCATCTGGATCGCCATCCGGGTGCTCGCGTCGAGCACTCGACCGGCTCGCCGTCGTGCCGGTGCCGGCGGAACGTCGTGCAGCAGCCCGAGGGAGTGCGCGACCGTCGTCGCGGCAGCGGCCCACACGTACGCCACGACCGCGACGACAGGCGTCCACCACGCGTCGTGGGCGGCGGGGGCGGCCACGGCCGGCGTGGTCAGCACGGCGATGAACGGCAACGACATGAGGGTGCCGAGGCGGCTCGCGACCGGGCCCAGCCGGCGCAGCAGGATGGGTGCGCTCAAGCCCACGGCGAGCAGACCGCCGCCGACCGCCTCGTGGTGGAACAGGACCTCGGCGACGTACCGCGCCGCGATCGCCACGACCACGAGCGTCGCGAGTCGTGCTCCGCGACTCCGCCAGGACCCGTGGCCCTCGAGCCGGCCCAGCGTCAGGGCGAGCACGACCGACAGGATGATGAGCGTCGAGCTGAAGCCGGCGATGTCGTGCAGGGCCAGCGTCGTGCCGAAGCTTCCGAGCACGGCCGACATCGTGACGATCGCGCGGACCAGCTCGGCGGAGGGCCGCCACCGCACGGTGGGGGCGGGTCGGGAGTCCCTCATGGCCGCGACGCTACCGCCGCCCGGTCCTGCGACAATGTGACGTATGTCAGGACTCAAGGACCAGCTGCACGACGACCTCACCACCTCGATGAAGGCGCGCGATGCGCTGCGCACGTCGACGCTGCGCATGGTGCTCACGGCGATCACCAACGCCGAGGTCGCCGGCAAGGAGGTCCGCGAGCTGAGCGACGAGGACATCATCACGGTGCTGGGCTCGGAGGCCAAGAAGCGCCGTGAGGCCGCTCAGGCGTTCGCCGAGGGCAACCGCCCCGAGCTCGCCGACAAGGAGCGCGCCGAGGCGGAGATCCTCGCCGAGTACCTGCCGGCTCAGCTGAGCGCTGAAGAGATCGCCGCCATCGTGTCGGCTGCCGTCGAATCCGCCGGCGCCGCGGGCGAGGGCATGAAGGCCATGGGCAAGGTCATGGGGATCGTGTCACCCCAGGTCAAGGGCAAGGCCGACGGCGGCGCCGTCGCCGCTGAGGTCAAGCGGCAGATCAACGGTTCCTGAGGAGCGAGCTCTGAGAGCTTGCGAGCAGAGGACGCGTCTCGAAGGAGGCGCCTGACGCTCAGCCGTTCGTCCCGTTGCCTGGACCGTCCGTGCCGTTGCCCGGCCCATCGGTCCCGTTGCCGCCACCGCCGCCACCACCGGTGGTGCCGGTGTTGCCGTCGTTCGACGGCTTCTTCTTGGCCTTCTTGGGCGCCGACGGCTTGGTCTTGGGCGGCGGGTCGAAGTTGACCGACGGCAGGAAGTCCTGGATGACGTGCATCGCCTTGGCCCACATCGGCCCGGCCAGCGAGCTGCCGCCGACGGTGTGGAAGTCGAGGAAGCTCCCGTTGATCGTCACGCCCGCCAGGGTGCGGGGGTTGCCGTTGCTCTTGACGCCGGCGAGCATCGCCATGGCGGCGAGCTTGGGCGTGTAGCCGGCGTACCAGACCGCCTGGTTGTCCTGGGCGGTTCCGGTCTTGGCCGCCGACGGGATCTTGAGGCCCGTGCCACCCAAGTCGTAGCCGAAGCCGCCCGGCTCCTGGACGCCGCGCAGGATGTCGTTGATCTGGGCGGCGTCGTCCTTGCTCATGACGCGCTCGCAGTTGGGGTGGAACTTGCGGATCGTCTTGCCGTTGGCGTCGATGATCGAGTCGACCGGAAGGGGAGCGCAGTACATGCCGCCGGAGGCCGGCACGGCGTACGCGGCGGCCATGTCGAGGGGGCTGACGCTGGTGACGCCGAGGGTGAACGGTCCTACCTGGTCGTCATCGGGCACCTTGATGCCCATCGACTCCGCGGCGCGCACGACGTTGCAGAGCCCCGCCTTCTTCTCGAGCTGCGCGAAGTAGGTGTTCACCGACTCGCGGGTGCCCGTGTACATGTTCTTGGTGCCGCTCGTCGTCGAGTTCTTGACCGGCCACGGGGAAGTGCCGCCACCGTTGCAGGCGAAGTAGCTGCCGGCCGGAACCGTCATCTTGGCCGGCGACTTGAACGTCTGGCCGACGTCGATGCCCTGCTTGAGCGCCGCGGCGACGGTGAACATCTTGAACGTCGAGCCGGCGGGGAAGCCGCCGGAGTTGCCGAACCTCGTGGGCACGGTGAAGTTGATGAACGACTGGCCCTTCTTCTTGTTGCGCCCCATCGGCTTGGACTGGGCGAGTCCCTTGACCTTGCCGGTGCCCGGCTCGAGGAGCGCCATGGCGCCGAGCGCCTTGTCCTTGGCAGCGACGGTCGACGTGACGGCCTTGTTGATGGCCTTCTGCATGCGGACGTCGACGTTGGACTTGATCGTCAGACCGCCACGCTCGAGCGCGCGCTGCCGATCCGCGACGGTGGGGCCGAGCGCGGTCGACCTCAGCAGGTAGCTCTGGATGTAGGCGCAGGAGAACTCGGCGACGGTCGAGACGCAGCCATTGGGGAACTTGGTGACCTTGAGGCCCAGCGGGGCGGCCTGGTAGCGCTTGGCGTCGGCCTCGGAGATCTTGCCGAGCCGCGCCATGACGGCCAGCACGGTGTTGCGGCGGGCCAGCGCCTTCTCGGGGTAGACGCGGGGGTCGAACTGCACCGGGTTCTTGACGAGGCCGGCGAGCGTCGCTGCCTGGCGTACGTTGAGCTTCGCCGGGCTCACGGAGAAGTAGTGGTAGGACGCCGCACTGATGCCGTACGCGCTGTCGCCGAAGTAGGCGAGGTTGAGGTAGCGCTCGAGGATCTCCTTCTTGGTGTGCGTCTCCTCGTACTGGATCGCGAGCTTGAGCTCACGGATCTTGCGGGCCGTGGACTTCTTGATCGCGGCCAGCTGCTGCTTCTTGGTCGTCGCCTGGGAGACGAGGGTCAGCTTGACGAGCTGCTGCGTGATCGACGAGCCACCCTGCGTCTGCCCCTCCGACGCGTTGTTGACGAGCGCGCGGAGCGTGCCCTTGAGGTCGAGCGCCCCGTGCTCGTAGAAGCGGGCGTCCTCGATCGACAGGATCGCGTCCTGCATCAGCGGGGAGATCTTGGACAGCGGGATGTCCTGGCGGTTCTCCTCGTAGAAGTACGCGATGAGGTCGCCGTTGGCGGCCAGCAGGCGGGTCGTCTGGGCGCTCGGCTGGTCGTCGAGCTCCAGCGGGAGGTTGACGATGTCGTTGCTGAGGTTGTTGGCCGTCGAGGCGAACAGGGCCGTGCCGGGGATGAAGATCGCCGCGACGAGGATGCCGGCCACGGCCGACAGCAGCGCCATCGTGCCCACGATCGACAGTGGTCCGTCGTGGCGCTTCTCGCGCTGTGCGGTCTGGCGCAGCGAGGCGCGGAGTTCTTCCCAAGACATGGGGTCAGGTTACGTGACGATGCCGAGAAGCCCTCAGTGGCGACAACGTGTCTAGTCCATCAGGACTAGAGAAAGATGGTCACAATCGCTCTGACGGTTGTCCCGCCGAATTCTTAGATTGATCTCAACAACCAACTTCGATCCAACAAGGGATCGGTCTCGGGGAGGTTCTTGATCATGTGGAATGAAAACTGGGCGGCTGAGGCCGCGTGTCGCGGGAAGTCCGACGCACTGTTCGTCAAGGGCGCTGAGCAGAACCGCGCCAAGCAGGTCTGTGGCACCTGCCACGTACGGGCGGAGTGCCTGGCCGAAGCGCTGGACAACCGCATCGAGTGGGGTGTCTGGGGCGGTATGACCGAGCGCGAGCGCCGTGCGCTGCTGCGTCGCCGGCCCAACGTCACGGCCTGGCGCAGCATCCTCTCCGTCGCCGTCTAGGGCGTCGGCTGGCTCTGTCCGGCCAGCAGCTGACCGATCTCGCGCAGTCCGTCGAGGTCGTGCACGTCTCCGGCGAGCGCCGCGACCGATGCCGTGGGTACGCCCGGGTGCGCCGCACTGAAGCTGCGCTTGAGGCGCGACTCGCGTGCCGCGACCCGCATGCGTTCGGCGTGGATCGCCAGGAGGTCGGCGGTCATCCGGTCGGCCGCGTTGCCCGCCTCGAGCTTGCGGCCGGCTGACTCCGCGTCGGCCCCGGAGATGCCGTCGGCACCGTTCTCATGGACCCGGTTGACCACCAGCCCGGCCAGTGGCATCTGCTCACCGGCGAGCCGCTCGACGAAGTAGGACGCCTCGCGCATCGCCGCCGGCTCCGGCGCGGCGACCACGACGAAGGCGGTCTCCCGCGCCTGCAGCAGCGCGTACGTGCTCTCGGCCCGCTGCCGGAACCCGCCGAAGAGCGTGTCGAACGCGGCGACGAACGTCTGCATGTCGGTGAGCACCTGCGCACCGAGCACCTTGTTGAGGGCGCTCGTGACGATGCCGAACCCGGCGCTCAGCAGGCGGGCCGGGCCCTTCGCGGGCGCCAGCAGCAGCTTGATGAACCGGCCGTCGAGCATCGAGGAGAGCCGGTCAGGTGCGTCGAGGAAGTCGAGCGCGGACCGCGACGGGGGAGTGTCGACGACGATGAGGTCCCATCGCCGCTCCTCGTCGACCGCCTCGGCATGGAGCTGCCCCAGCTTTTCCATGGCCATGTACTCCTGCGTGCCCGCGAACGAGCTCGACAGGGCGACGTAGAACGGGTTGGCCAGGATCTGCTGCGCCTTCTCGGGCGTCGCGTGCGCCTCGACGACCTCGTCGAACGTGCGCTTCATGTCGAGCATCATCGCGTCGAGGGTGCCGCCGCCGGCGCCGACGTCCTTGACCGGGCGCGGGGTGTTGTCGAGCTCCGTCAGGCCCATCGCCTGGGCGAGGCGCCGGGCCGGGTCGATCGTCAGGACGCACACGTTGCGGCCCTGCTCGGCGGCGCGGAGCGCGAGGGCGGCAGCGGTCGTGGTCTTGCCGACGCCCCCGGATCCGCAGCACACGATGATCTCGGTCGTACGGTCGGCGAGCAGCGCGTCGACGTCGAGCGACCCGGCGGGTGGTCCGCCCGGTGCGCCGCGCGGCGAGCTGCGATCCTTGCGCGCTGAAGGAGACGTACGGGGGCGGCCGGTCATGCTGGGTCCTTCAGCTTCTCGGCCAGCTCGAACAGGGCGCCGAGGTCGATCCCGTCGGTCAGCGCGGGCAGCTCGACGAGGGGCTGGCCGCAGTCCTCGAGGATCGCGCGCTGCCCGTCCTGCAGCCGCTGGCGCTCGAGGTGAGCCTGGCCACCGGCGATCAGTGCGGGGGCGGCGGCCGGCTCGAGCGACGCCTTGGCGAGGGACTGCACGACCTTGCTCGTGGTCAGCTTGCCGTCCTCCAGCGCGGTGCGGGTGCCGGCCGACAGCAGCGGCGGGCGTACGAGGTTGAGGATGACCCGGCCGACGGGCAGCCGCTCGGACTGCAGCTCGGCGATGCCGTCGATCGTCTCCTGCACGGGCATCTCCTCCAGCACCGTGACGAGGTGCACGTGGGTGTCGCTCGAGCGCATCATCTGCATGATCGAGTCGGCCTGGCGGCGGATGGGGCCGACCTTGGCCAGGCCGGCGACCTCGGCGTTGACGTTGAGGAACCGGGTGATGCGTCCGGTCGGCGGGGCGTCCATGATCACGGCGTCGTACGCGAAGCCCTTGCCGTTGCGGCGCCGCGCCGCCTCGTACACCTTGCCCGTCAGCAGCACGTCGCGCACGCCCGGCGCGATCGTGGTGGCGAAGTCGATGATGCCGAACCGGTCGAGGGCCTTGCCGGCGCGGCCGAGCCGGTAGTACATGGCGAGGTACTCCAGCAGCGCCGACTCGGGGTCGATCGCCAGGGCGTACACCTCGCCGCCGCCGAGGCCGACCGCGATCTTGCGCTCCTCGTAGGGCAGCGGAGGCACGTCGAAGAGCTGGGCGATGCCCTGCCGCCCCTCGACCTCGCAGAGCAGGACCCGCTTGCCCTCGCCGGCCAGCGACATCGCGAGCGCGGCGGCGACCGTCGTCTTGCCGGTGCCGCCCTTGCCGGTGACGACATGGAGCTGCGTCGAGAGGGCCACGCGACGAGCCTACTTCGCCCAGCCGGATGCGCAGGGTGACCGATACAGTCGTGCCATGACGAAATGGGAGTACCTCACCGCCCCTGTCCTGGTGCACGCCACCAAGCAGATCCTCGACAACTTCGGCCAGGACGGCTGGGAGCTCGTGCAGATCGTGCCCGGCATGAACCCGGAGAACCTCGTCGCCTACTTCAAGCGGCCGATCGCATGAGCCGCGTGGACGACCGGCTCGCCGAGATCGGGCTGAGCGTGCCGCCGGTGCCGGCACCCGTCGCGGTCTACGTTCCCGCCGTGCGCACCGGATCGTACGTCTATACGTCCGGACAGTTGCCGCTCCTCGACGGCCAGCTCATCCTGACCGGCAAGGTCGGCGGCGAGGTGTCCGCCGAGGAGGCGTACGACTGCGCCCGCCAGTGCGCGCTCAATGCGATCGCCGCGGTCAAGTCGCAGGTCGATCTCGACGCCGTCGTTCGCGTCGTCAAGGCGACCGTGTTCGTCGCGAGCACGCCGGACTTCACCGGGCAGCCGGGCGTCGCCAACGGGGCGAGTGAGCTGTTCGGCGCCGCCTTCGGTGACGCCGGCACCCACGCCCGCAGCGCGGTCGGCGTACCTGTCCTCCCGCTCGATGCGCCCGTCGAGGTCGAGCTCATCGTCGAGGTCGGCTGACCCCATGCGCGTCCCCCTGCCCGAGAGGCTCCGCGAGCATGCGCAGGGCTACAACGGCACGGTGGTCGAGCCGCGTCACGCCTCGACGATCATCGTCGTGCGCGACGGGGCCGAGGGCATCGAGGCCTACCTCATGCGGCGCCAGACCAGCATGGCGTTCGCCGCCGGCATGTACGTCTTCCCGGGCGGTGGCATGCACCCCAGCGACGTCACGGGTGACGTGCCGTGGGCCGGTCCGTCGCCCGCCGAATGGGCGCGCCGGCTCGAGTGCGACGAGTCGATGGCGCGCGGGCTCGTCGTCGCCGCCGTACGCGAGACGTTCGAGGAGACCGGTGTCCTGCTCGCCGGGCCCGACGACTCGACGGTGCTGTCCGACACGAGCAGCCTCGAGATGCAGGCTGCCCGCGCGACGCTGGAGGCCGGCGAGCTGACGTTCGCCGACTTCTTGATCAGCCACGGACTGGTGCTCCGTTCGGACCTGATCGGGGCGTGGGCGCACTGGATCACTCCGACGTTCGAGCCGCGGCGCTACGACACCAGGTTCTTCGTGGCGGCGTTGCCTGAGGGGCAGCGGGTCGGCGAGATGAGCCGCGAGGCCGATCACGCTGCGTGGGTGCCGTTGAGCCAGGTCCTGGCCAGCGTCGAGGCCGGCGAGGCGGCGATGATGCCGCCGACCGTTGTGGCCTGCCGCGAGGTCGCCCAGCACACCGCGGACACGATTCTGGCCGCGGCCGCCGAACGTACGATCCGCACGATCGTGCCCCGGCTCGTCGAGATCGACGGCGACCTGTTCCTCGAGACCGACCTGGGAGACCTCACATGAGCGAGACCGTCACCGACCGTGCGGCGTACGTGCTGGCGGCCAACCCCGGCATCATGACGCTCGACGGCACCAACACCTGGATCCTGCGTGAGCCCGGGGCCTCGCAGTCCGTCGTGGTCGACCCCGGTCCCGTCGACGAGACACATCTCCGCGCGGTCCTCGACGCCGCCGGGTCCGTGGGACTCGTGCTGTTCACGCATCGCCACTTCGACCACACCGAGGCTCTCGGGCGGTTCGTCGAGCTGACGGGTGCGCCGGCGCGGTCGACCGATCCCGAGTTCACCCGCGGCGCCGAGCCCTTGGTCGACGGCGAGACGATCACGGTCGACGGCCTCGAGATCGAGGTCGTCGCGACACCGGGGCACACGACCGACTCGACCTGCTTCCGACTCGTCGCCGACGGCTCGTTGCTCAGCGGCGACACGATCCTCGGCCGCGGGACGACCGTGATCGCGCACCCTGACGGCGTGCTCGGGCCCTACCTCGACTCGTTGGCGCACATCCGTGAGCTCATCGAGGAGGGGCTCGTCACGCGGATCCTGCCGGGTCACGGGCCGGTGATCGACGATCCTCGTGCGGTCGTCGACTACTACCTCGAACACCGTGCCGAGCGGCTCGACCAGGTGCGCGCCGCCGTCGACGCCGGTGCGACGACGGCCCGCGAGGTCGTCGAGGCGGTCTACAAGGACGTCGATCCCGTGCTCTGGGGCGCCGCCGAGCTCAGCGTCGCCGCCCAGCTCGACTACCTCAAATCCTGACCCCCGAGATTTGGATTTCAGTGCACCACGCGGGGTGCATTCGTGGTGCACGAGAATCCAAATCTCGGTCCACAGGCCCTGGCGGGACGCGGCGCCGTCCACAGATCGCATGCCTTTGGAGCGTGCCGACGTGGGACTGGGCATCGTCGAAAGGTGCCGTCCCCTACCCCGCTCCCGCCCGCTCTGGCGGGTCGCGTTTTCACCGTCCGTGAAGCTGCTGCGCACGGTCTTTCACGTCGCGTGCTCCAGGGCCGCCGGTTCATCATGGTGCGCCCTGGCTACTACCAGTTCGCCGACACGGAGGTCTCATTCGATGCGGTGGTGAAGGCGGCTCTGAGCGGACTGCCCGACGATGCCGCCCTCAGCCACGTCAGCAATCTTCGATGGCGGGGCTTTGAGATACGACCGATGTATCCGCTGCACTTCGCCACTGCGCAACCAGTCAGGCGGTTCCGCGATGACCTCATCCTGCATCGTTTTCAGGGCCAGCTCAGTTCCTCGTTCGTTCGGGGCGTGCCACTCCTCGGTCCAGAACGTACGTTTGTCGACTGCGGCACCCTGCTCTCGGTCACGGAGCTCGTGAGAGTAGGGGATTGGCTCGTTGCCCAGAAGCACACGGATCCGCTCGCTCTGAGGGCGTACGCGATGACGTCGCATCTTGACGGCGTGCAGAGGGCCCGCCGCGCCGCGGAACGCGTCCGCGAAGGAGTCGAGTCGCCGCGCGAGACCGACGTGCGGCTTGCCCTCGTAGAAAGTGGCCTTGCCGAGCCGGAGCTCAACATCAACATCTTCGATGAGCTCGGTCATTTCCTGGCGCGCGGCGACCTTGTCTACCGACGTTGGAAGGTGCTCGTCGAGTACGACGGCTGGCAACACGAGCGAGATGCGTGGCAGAGGCAGAGGGACCATCTCAGGCGAGAAGCGCTCGAAGCGGCAGGATGGCTCGTCATCGTCGTGACGAGTGCCGACATGCGCGCGCCCAAGTCAGTCGCTGCCAGGGTCGCTCGAGCGCTGACGTCACGCGGCTACCCGAACGGATCCGCCGAGATTTGGAGGACAGTGCACCACGCGGAGCATCGCGCTGGTGCAACGCGATCCAAATCTCGGGGCGGGGGTTAGCGGGCGCGGCGCTGGAGGCGTTCGAGGTCGAGGATCACGACGCTGCGGGGCTCGAGGCGGAGCCAGCCGCGTGAGGCGAAGTCGGCGAGCGCCTTGTTGACGGTCTCGCGGGACGCG harbors:
- a CDS encoding MBL fold metallo-hydrolase, with product MSETVTDRAAYVLAANPGIMTLDGTNTWILREPGASQSVVVDPGPVDETHLRAVLDAAGSVGLVLFTHRHFDHTEALGRFVELTGAPARSTDPEFTRGAEPLVDGETITVDGLEIEVVATPGHTTDSTCFRLVADGSLLSGDTILGRGTTVIAHPDGVLGPYLDSLAHIRELIEEGLVTRILPGHGPVIDDPRAVVDYYLEHRAERLDQVRAAVDAGATTAREVVEAVYKDVDPVLWGAAELSVAAQLDYLKS
- a CDS encoding DUF559 domain-containing protein codes for the protein MLVEYDGWQHERDAWQRQRDHLRREALEAAGWLVIVVTSADMRAPKSVAARVARALTSRGYPNGSAEIWRTVHHAEHRAGATRSKSRGGG